A single genomic interval of Lathyrus oleraceus cultivar Zhongwan6 chromosome 7, CAAS_Psat_ZW6_1.0, whole genome shotgun sequence harbors:
- the LOC127101033 gene encoding protein ADP-ribosyltransferase PARP3, whose product MKVHEARSHVHHAHGEEEKVMTRKQKADSKAQEVEHSPKKAKVENEDGYTNGKSAANVVQEYDEFCKATNEELSLDQMKEILEANGLDSSGSDLEITRRCQDLLFFGALEKCLVCNGNLEFDGRCYACRGFYSEWSSCTFSTRDPPRKKEPIKLPDSVQNSPISDLLKKYQDPSQRPQRDLGLAIKPFTGMMISLMGRLNRTHQYWKTTIEKHGGKVANSIIGATCLVASPAERERGGTSKLAEAMERDIPVVREAWLTDSIEKQEPQPLEAYDLVSDLSVAGKGIPWDKQDPGEEAIESLSAELKLYGKRGVYKDTKLQEQDGKIFEKDGILYNCAFSVCDQGRKINDYCVMQLIVVPENRLHLYLKKGRVGDDPNAEERLEERENENSAIKEFVRLFEEMTGNEFESWEREKKFQKKPLKFYPIDMDNGVEVRHGALGLRQLGIAATHCKLEPMVARFMKILCSQEIYKYALMEMGYDSPDLPIGMVTNLHLKRCEEVLLEFIEKVKSLKETGPKADAIWSDFSQRWFTLMHSTRPFIFRDYQEIADHAAAALEGVRDITLASHLIGDMSGATIDDPLSATYKKLGCSVSALEKNSNDYEMIVKYLEKTYEPVKVGDIEYGVSVEDIFAVEPSACPSYEDIVKLPNKVLLWCGSRSSNLLRHLHKGFLPAICSLPVPGYMFGKAIVCSDAAAEAARYGFTAVDRPEGFLVLAIASLGNEITELKSPPEDTTSLEENKIGVKGLGKKKTDESEHFVWKDDIKVPCGRIIASEHEDSPLEYNEYAVYDPKQVRICFLVGVKFEENGTVIDTAE is encoded by the exons ATGAAG GTTCATGAAGCGAGGTCGCATGTTCATCATGCACATGGGGAAGAAGAGAAGGTGATGACGAGGAAACAGAAAGCAGATTCCAAGGCACAAGAAGTTGAACATTCTCCTAAAAAGGCTAAGGTGGAAAATGAAGATGGTTACACTAATGGAAAATCTGCAGCTAATGTTGTACAAGAGTATGATGAGTTTTGTAAGGCCACTAATGAGGAACTATCTTTGGAccaaatgaaagagattcttgAGGCTAATGGTCTTGATTCGTCTGGTTCTGATCTTGAAATTACAAGAAGATG CCAAGACTTGCTGTTTTTCGGTGCGTTAGAGAAATGCTTGGTTTGCAATGGCAATTTGGAGTTTGATGGAAGATGTTATGCTTGTAGAGGGTTCTACAGTGAGTGGTCTAGTTGCACTTTCAGCACCAGAGACCCTCCAAGGAAAAAGGAACCCATTAAGCTACCAGATTCTGTTCAGAACTCTCCAATTTCAGAT TTGCTGAAGAAATATCAGGACCCTAGTCAAAGGCCTCAAAGGGATTTAGGCTTAGCTATAAAGCCTTTTACTGGAATGATGATTTCTTTGATGGGTCGTCTTAATCGGACACAT CAATATTGGAAGACAACTATTGAAAAGCATGGAGGGAAGGTGGCAAACTCTATCATTG GTGCAACTTGTTTGGTGGCTTCACCAGCTGAGCGAGAACGCGGTGGAACATCCAAACTCGCAGAAGCCAT GGAGAGAGACATACCTGTGGTTAGGGAGGCTTGGTTAACTGACAGCATCGAAAAGCAAGAACCGCAACCTTTGGAAGCTTATGATCTCGTATCTGATCTTTCTGTGGCTGGCAAGGGAATCCCCTGGGACAAGCAAGATCCTGGGGAGGAGGCTATTGAATCACTCTCTGCAGAA CTCAAGCTTTATGGGAAGAGAGGGGTCTACAAAGATACCAAATTGCAGGAACAAGATGGGAAGATATTTGAAAAAGATGGGATATTGTACAACTGCGCCTTCTCTGTTTGTGACCAAGGGAGAAAAATTAATGA CTACTGTGTCATGCAACTGATTGTTGTCCCAGAGAATCGTTTGCATCTGTATTTGAAGAAAGGAAGAGTAGGGGACGATCCAAACGCAGAGGAGCGATTAGAAGAGCGCGAGAACGAGAACAGTGCTATCAAAGAGTTTGTTAGGCTCTTTGAGGAAATGACAGGAAATGAGTTTGAATCATGGGAAAGAGAGAAGAAGTTTCAGAAGAAGCCACTGAAATTTTATCCTATTGACATG GATAATGGCGTTGAAGTTCGACATGGGGCGTTAGGACTTCGGCAGCTGGGGATAGCGGCGACACACTGTAAACTTGAGCCTATGGTTGCAAGGTTTATGAAGATTTTATGCAGCCAGGAGATTTATAA GTATGCATTGATGGAGATGGGTTATGATTCTCCAGATCTTCCAATAGGAATGGTTACAAATCTTCACCTGAAAAGAT GTGAGGAAGTTCTGTTGGAATTCATAGAGAAAGTGAAGTCATTGAAAGAGACAGGGCCCAAGGCTGATGCTATTTGGTCTGATTTTAGCCAGAGATGGTTCACTCTGATGCACTCCACAAGGCCTTTCATTTTTAGAGATTATCAAGAGATTGCAGATCAT GCTGCAGCAGCTCTGGAGGGTGTTAGAGATATAACCCTTGCTTCTCACCTCATTGGAGATATGAGTGGAGCTACCATTGATGATCCATTATCAGCCACATACAAGAAATTAGGTTGCTCAGTTTCTGCTCTTGAGAAAAATTCAAATGACTATGAGATGATTGTGAAATACCTTGAAAAGACTTATGAGCCTGTCAAAGTTGGTGACATT GAATATGGAGTATCAGTTGAAGACATATTTGCTGTGGAACCAAGTGCTTGCCCTTCTTATGAAGATATAGTAAAGCTTCCAAACAAGGTTCTTCTATGGTGTG GATCACGAAGCTCAAACCTTTTGAGGCACTTGCACAAGGGATTCTTGCCAGCTATCTGTTCACTACCTGTTCCAGGTTACATG TTTGGCAAAGCCATTGTTTGCTCAGATGCTGCAGCAGAGGCTGCAAGATATGGTTTTACTGCTGTAGACAGGCCAGAAGGGTTCTTGGTTTTGGCCATTGCTTCACTGGGAAATGAGATTACTGAGTTGAAAAGTCCACCTGAG GATACAACATCTTTGGAGGAAAACAAGATTGGAGTGAAGGGGCTTGGGAAGAAGAAAACAGATGAATCAGAGCATTTTGTTTGGAAAGATGACATAAAAGTTCCATGTGGTAGAATAATTGCCTCAGAGCATGAAGATAGTCCATTGGAATACAATGAGTATGCTGTCTATGATCCTAAGCAG GTACGCATATGCTTTTTGGTGGGAGTGAAGTTTGAAGAGAACGGTACCGTGATAGACACTGCAGAGTAA
- the LOC127101034 gene encoding beta-1,6-galactosyltransferase GALT29A: MLKSSEEKDGSEMETAKCIDSFTHLASTKPKNYNLPMKRTVRPLFVLLLLLVFIATLTSRSILRRGIISIELETRLLIRDSLPLNATLLKHAAVEIGEEKSRQEIQQLLDGDFASQARHRTFVSWRRFIHHDGDRSFPATLRSPLFYRYWIDFRRVLHDWARKRRFQPGIMNELTRLVKVPLDRFNKVVTDSRDKKYSSCAVVGNSGILLNRNYGSLIDAHEFVIRLNNARVDNYENKVGKKTSISFVNSNILHLCARRTGCFCHPYGANVPIVMYICQAVHFLDYTVCNVSHKSPLLVTDPRFDVLCSRIVKYYSLKRFVEETGKGLELWGSAHEGALFHYSSGMQAVMLALGVCDKVSIFGFGKSPSAKHHYHTNQKAELHLHDYEAEYAFYRDLVDGYTPIPFISEKFKIPPVVMYH, from the coding sequence ATGCTTAAATCTTCTGAAGAAAAAGATGGATCTGAAATGGAAACAGCAAAATGCATCGATTCCTTTACTCATTTAGCATCAACAAAACCTAAAAACTACAATCTCCCTATGAAACGCACCGTTCGTCCTCTCTTCGTTCTTCTCCTTCTTCTCGTCTTCATTGCCACGTTAACCTCACGCTCCATTCTTCGTAGAGGTATAATCTCTATCGAGCTCGAAACGCGTCTGCTCATTCGAGATTCGCTGCCGTTAAACGCCACGCTTCTCAAACACGCCGCCGTCGAGATCGGCGAGGAGAAATCCCGGCAAGAGATTCAGCAGCTTCTTGATGGCGACTTTGCTAGTCAAGCACGGCATAGAACATTTGTTTCGTGGCGAAGGTTTATCCACCATGACGGCGATAGAAGCTTCCCGGCGACACTCCGGTCGCCGCTTTTCTATCGGTATTGGATTGATTTCCGGCGAGTTTTGCATGATTGGGCAAGGAAACGTAGGTTTCAACCCGGGATCATGAATGAGTTAACTCGGTTAGTGAAGGTTCCACTCGATCGGTTTAACAAAGTTGTTACTGATTCTCGTGATAAAAAGTACTCTTCTTGTGCTGTTGTTGGTAATAGTGGGATTTTGCTTAATAGAAACTATGGTTCATTAATTGATGCGCATGAGTTTGTTATAAGGTTAAACAATGCTAGGGTTGATAACTATGAAAACAAAGTTGGGAAGAAAACAAGTATTTCCTTTGTGAATAGCAACATTTTGCATTTATGTGCAAGAAGAACAGGGTGTTTTTGTCATCCTTATGGTGCTAATGTGCCAATTGTTATGTACATTTGTCAAGCTGTGCATTTCTTGGATTACACTGTTTGTAATGTTTCTCATAAGTCTCCTTTGTTGGTTACAGATCCTAGGTTTGATGTGTTATGTTCTAGGATTGTCAAGTATTACTCATTGAAGAGGTTTGTAGAGGAAACAGGGAAGGGTTTGGAATTATGGGGTTCTGCTCATGAGGGTGCTTTGTTTCATTATTCTTCTGGTATGCAAGCTGTGATGTTGGCTTTGGGGGTATGTGATAAAGTTAGTATATTTGGGTTTGGTAAATCACCTTCTGCTAAACATCATTATCATACTAATCAGAAAGCTGAACTTCATTTGCATGATTATGAGGCTGAGTATGCTTTTTATCGTGACCTTGTGGATGGGTATACGCCTATACCCTTTATATCGGAGAAGTTTAAGATCCCTCCTGTTGTAATGTATCACTGA